A genomic window from Glycine soja cultivar W05 chromosome 10, ASM419377v2, whole genome shotgun sequence includes:
- the LOC114370046 gene encoding uncharacterized protein LOC114370046: MSDDLPLDLEKVKFLLPPYLLNELFGESLTSEDSQNQPTNGILINGEEEVIVRVASFDNQQSNQLVPIYQGVEENVQTLPMHQRYTWAQIVKGEHKNNDFLVGTRASFSPLIPTLRCQKSEGGKSKQDQKASSSGNGAMRK; the protein is encoded by the exons ATGAGTGACGACCTTCCTTTGGATTTAGAAAAAGTGAAGTTTTTGCTACCTCCTTATCTTTTGAATGAACTATTTGGTGAAAGCCTTACTTCAGAAGACAGTCAAAATCAACCTACCAATGGTATTCTCATTAACGGTGAGGAAGAAGTCATTGTTCGAGTAGCTAGTTTTGATAATCAACAATCAAATCAACTTGTTCCCATTTACCAG gGTGTTGAGGAAAATGTGCAAACTTTACCAATGCATCAAAGATACACTTGGGCACAAATAGTTAAAGGAGAGCACAAAAACAATGACTTTTTAGTAGGGACAAGGGCATCCTTTTCTCCTTTGATACCCACTCTAAGATGTCAGAAATCAGAAG GTGGAAAGAGCAAGCAAGATCAAAAAGCAAGCTCCTCTGGAAATGGAGCTATGCGGAAGTAA
- the LOC114372060 gene encoding exocyst complex component EXO70A1-like isoform X1, producing the protein MGIAVGGVDLLSEKAAMMRECLQKSETITDNVVTILGSFDHRLSALETAMRPTQIRTHSIRKAHENIDRTLKAAEVILAHFDQYRQAEAKILKGPHEDLENYLEAIDKLRSNIQFFGSKKGFKSSDGIVVHANNLLAKAISKLEDEFRQLLLSYSKPVEPERLFDCLPNSMRPSSPGHEGDPSGKNHHSESHNNNAEAVVYTPPALIPPRFLPLLHDLAQQMVEAGHQQPLLKIYRDARSHVLEESLQKLGVEKLNKDDVQKLQWEILEAKIGNWIHFMRIAVKLLFAGERKVCDQIFEGFDSLSEQCFAEVTTNSVSMLLSFGEAIAKSKRSPEKLFVLLDMYEIMQELHSEIETLFKGKACSAIREAATSLTKRLAQTAQETFGDFEEAVEKDATKTAVTDGTVHPLTSYVINYVKFLFDYQSTLKQLFQEFEGGEDSSQLASVTVRIMQALQTNLDGKSKQYKDLALTHLFLMNNIHYIVRSVRRSEAKDLLGDDWVQRHRRIVQQHANQYKRNAWAKILQCLSIQGLTSSGGGSGTAGGDGGTGSSSGASRAIVKDRFKSFNIMFEELHQKQSQWTVPDTELRESLRLAVAEVLLPAYRSFVKRFGPLVESGKNPQKYIKYSAEDLDRMLGEFFEVVFGG; encoded by the exons atggGAATTGCAGTGGGAGGTGTTGATTTGCTGAGTGAAAAAGCGGCGATGATGAGAGAGTGTCTGCAGAAGAGTGAAACCATCACAGACAACGTCGTCACCATTCTCGGTTCCTTCGACCACCGTCTCTCCGCCCTCGAAACCGCCATGCGTCCAACTCAG ATTAGAACTCACTCTATTAGGAAGGCTCATGAGAATATTGATAGGACTTTGAAGGCTGCGGAGGTTATATTGGCTCACTTCGATCAATATCGTCag GCAGAGGCAAAAATACTTAAAGGGCCACATGAAGACTTGGAAAACTATCTTGAAGCAATTGATAAGTTGAGAAGCAACATTCAGTTTTTTGGTAGTAAGAAGGGTTTCAAGAGTAGTGATGGCATTGTCGTGCATGCTAATAATTTGCTAGCTAAGGCTATTTCGAAGCTAGAAGATGAGTTTAGGCAGTTATTATTATCTTACag CAAACCTGTGGAACCTGAGCGCCTCTTTGACTGCCTTCCAAACTCAATGCGACCTTCATCACCTGGCCATGAGGGTGATCCTAGTGGCAAGAATCACCATTCTGAGTCTCACAACAATAATGCTGAGGCTGTTGTATACACACCTCCCGCTCTTATACCGCCAAGATTTTTGCCACTGCTACATGATTTAGCTCAGCAAATGGTTGAAGCTGGCCACCAACAACCGTTACTCAAAATATACAG GGATGCCCGTTCTCATGTATTGGAAGAGAGCCTCCAAAAACTTGGAGTGGAGAAACTCAACAAAGATGATGTTCAAAAGCTGCAGTGGGAGATTTTGGAAGCCAAAATTGGAAACTGGATTCATTTCATGCGTATAGCA GTGAAATTGTTGTTTGCTGGTGAGAGGAAAGTTTGTGATCAGATATTTGAAGGCTTTGATTCACTCAGTGAACAGTGCTTCGCTGAGGTGACTACAAACAGTGTCTCTATGCTACTCAGTTTTGGAGAAGCAATTGCCAAAAGCAAGAGATCCCCGGAAAAATTATTTGTACTTTTGGACATGTATGAAATAATGCAAGAACTTCATTCAGAG ATTGAAACTCTTTTTAAAGGCAAAGCTTGCTCTGCAATAAGAGAAGCTGCAACTAGTTTGACAAAACGCCTTGCACAAACAGCCCAGGAGACCTTTGGAGATTTTGAAGAGGCAGTTGAGAAAGATGCTACGAAGACTGCAGTAACAGATGGAACTGTCCATCCTCTAACAAGCTATGTAATTAACTATGTGAAGTTTTTATTTGA CTACCAATCCACCTTGAAGCAactttttcaggaatttgagggtGGTGAGGATTCTTCACAGCTAGCATCTGTGACAGTGCGAATAATGCAAGCTTTGCAAACCAATTTAGATGGGAAATCAAAGCAGTATAAAGACCTTGCGTTGACACATCTTTTTCTCATGAACAATATTCATTATATTGTCAGATCGGTTCGGAG GTCTGAAGCCAAGGATTTACTGGGGGATGATTGGGTACAACGACATAGGAGGATTGTGCAGCAGCATGCAAATCAATACAAAAGAAATGCTTGGGCAAAG ATTCTTCAGTGCCTATCTATTCAGGGCCTTACTTCATCTGGTGGTGGGAGTGGTACTGCTGGTGGTGATGGTGGAACCGGAAGCAGTAGCGGTGCTTCAAGAGCAATTGTTAAAGACAG GTTTAAGTCATTCAATATTATGTTTGAGGAACTCCATCAGAAACAATCTCAATGGACAGTTCCTGACACTGAGTTGCGAGAGTCTCTTAGGCTTGCAGTTGCTGAAGTCTTGTTGCCTGCCTATAGATCATTTGTCAAACGATTTGG GCCTCTAGTGGAGAGCGGAAAGAATCCTCAGAAGTACATCAAATACTCAGCAGAAGATCTAGACCGAATGTTGGGTGAATTTTTTGAG GTTGTATTTGGGGGCTGA
- the LOC114372060 gene encoding exocyst complex component EXO70A1-like isoform X2, which produces MGIAVGGVDLLSEKAAMMRECLQKSETITDNVVTILGSFDHRLSALETAMRPTQIRTHSIRKAHENIDRTLKAAEVILAHFDQYRQAEAKILKGPHEDLENYLEAIDKLRSNIQFFGSKKGFKSSDGIVVHANNLLAKAISKLEDEFRQLLLSYSKPVEPERLFDCLPNSMRPSSPGHEGDPSGKNHHSESHNNNAEAVVYTPPALIPPRFLPLLHDLAQQMVEAGHQQPLLKIYRDARSHVLEESLQKLGVEKLNKDDVQKLQWEILEAKIGNWIHFMRIAVKLLFAGERKVCDQIFEGFDSLSEQCFAEVTTNSVSMLLSFGEAIAKSKRSPEKLFVLLDMYEIMQELHSEIETLFKGKACSAIREAATSLTKRLAQTAQETFGDFEEAVEKDATKTAVTDGTVHPLTSYVINYVKFLFDYQSTLKQLFQEFEGGEDSSQLASVTVRIMQALQTNLDGKSKQYKDLALTHLFLMNNIHYIVRSVRRSEAKDLLGDDWVQRHRRIVQQHANQYKRNAWAKILQCLSIQGLTSSGGGSGTAGGDGGTGSSSGASRAIVKDRFKSFNIMFEELHQKQSQWTVPDTELRESLRLAVAEVLLPAYRSFVKRFGPLVESGKNPQKYIKYSAEDLDRMLGEFFEV; this is translated from the exons atggGAATTGCAGTGGGAGGTGTTGATTTGCTGAGTGAAAAAGCGGCGATGATGAGAGAGTGTCTGCAGAAGAGTGAAACCATCACAGACAACGTCGTCACCATTCTCGGTTCCTTCGACCACCGTCTCTCCGCCCTCGAAACCGCCATGCGTCCAACTCAG ATTAGAACTCACTCTATTAGGAAGGCTCATGAGAATATTGATAGGACTTTGAAGGCTGCGGAGGTTATATTGGCTCACTTCGATCAATATCGTCag GCAGAGGCAAAAATACTTAAAGGGCCACATGAAGACTTGGAAAACTATCTTGAAGCAATTGATAAGTTGAGAAGCAACATTCAGTTTTTTGGTAGTAAGAAGGGTTTCAAGAGTAGTGATGGCATTGTCGTGCATGCTAATAATTTGCTAGCTAAGGCTATTTCGAAGCTAGAAGATGAGTTTAGGCAGTTATTATTATCTTACag CAAACCTGTGGAACCTGAGCGCCTCTTTGACTGCCTTCCAAACTCAATGCGACCTTCATCACCTGGCCATGAGGGTGATCCTAGTGGCAAGAATCACCATTCTGAGTCTCACAACAATAATGCTGAGGCTGTTGTATACACACCTCCCGCTCTTATACCGCCAAGATTTTTGCCACTGCTACATGATTTAGCTCAGCAAATGGTTGAAGCTGGCCACCAACAACCGTTACTCAAAATATACAG GGATGCCCGTTCTCATGTATTGGAAGAGAGCCTCCAAAAACTTGGAGTGGAGAAACTCAACAAAGATGATGTTCAAAAGCTGCAGTGGGAGATTTTGGAAGCCAAAATTGGAAACTGGATTCATTTCATGCGTATAGCA GTGAAATTGTTGTTTGCTGGTGAGAGGAAAGTTTGTGATCAGATATTTGAAGGCTTTGATTCACTCAGTGAACAGTGCTTCGCTGAGGTGACTACAAACAGTGTCTCTATGCTACTCAGTTTTGGAGAAGCAATTGCCAAAAGCAAGAGATCCCCGGAAAAATTATTTGTACTTTTGGACATGTATGAAATAATGCAAGAACTTCATTCAGAG ATTGAAACTCTTTTTAAAGGCAAAGCTTGCTCTGCAATAAGAGAAGCTGCAACTAGTTTGACAAAACGCCTTGCACAAACAGCCCAGGAGACCTTTGGAGATTTTGAAGAGGCAGTTGAGAAAGATGCTACGAAGACTGCAGTAACAGATGGAACTGTCCATCCTCTAACAAGCTATGTAATTAACTATGTGAAGTTTTTATTTGA CTACCAATCCACCTTGAAGCAactttttcaggaatttgagggtGGTGAGGATTCTTCACAGCTAGCATCTGTGACAGTGCGAATAATGCAAGCTTTGCAAACCAATTTAGATGGGAAATCAAAGCAGTATAAAGACCTTGCGTTGACACATCTTTTTCTCATGAACAATATTCATTATATTGTCAGATCGGTTCGGAG GTCTGAAGCCAAGGATTTACTGGGGGATGATTGGGTACAACGACATAGGAGGATTGTGCAGCAGCATGCAAATCAATACAAAAGAAATGCTTGGGCAAAG ATTCTTCAGTGCCTATCTATTCAGGGCCTTACTTCATCTGGTGGTGGGAGTGGTACTGCTGGTGGTGATGGTGGAACCGGAAGCAGTAGCGGTGCTTCAAGAGCAATTGTTAAAGACAG GTTTAAGTCATTCAATATTATGTTTGAGGAACTCCATCAGAAACAATCTCAATGGACAGTTCCTGACACTGAGTTGCGAGAGTCTCTTAGGCTTGCAGTTGCTGAAGTCTTGTTGCCTGCCTATAGATCATTTGTCAAACGATTTGG GCCTCTAGTGGAGAGCGGAAAGAATCCTCAGAAGTACATCAAATACTCAGCAGAAGATCTAGACCGAATGTTGGGTGAATTTTTTGAGGTATAA